In the genome of Segatella copri, one region contains:
- a CDS encoding FKBP-type peptidyl-prolyl cis-trans isomerase, whose product MESNNKNKFIRVSYALYDVTKGNNGEEMLIERTTDERPFFFISGMGVTLPAFEEKVVDLAEGEEFDFELEPEQAYGLHYDERVLDLDKQIFTINGQFDAQHVQVGAIIPLQNEDGNHFNAVVKNITDDKVTCDLNHPLAGLKLNFCGQILESREATADEIAKMAQIISGEAGGCGGSCDNCGGDCGGDCKDGNCEGGCDCNK is encoded by the coding sequence ATGGAATCAAACAACAAGAACAAGTTTATTAGAGTGTCATACGCACTCTACGATGTAACAAAGGGTAATAACGGCGAAGAGATGCTCATCGAGCGCACTACAGATGAGCGTCCTTTCTTCTTCATCAGCGGCATGGGCGTTACTTTGCCAGCTTTCGAGGAGAAGGTAGTTGATTTGGCTGAAGGCGAGGAGTTCGACTTCGAGTTGGAGCCAGAGCAGGCTTACGGTTTGCACTATGATGAGCGCGTACTCGACCTGGACAAGCAGATCTTTACTATCAATGGTCAGTTTGATGCTCAGCACGTACAGGTAGGTGCCATCATCCCATTGCAGAACGAGGATGGCAACCACTTCAACGCAGTGGTAAAGAACATCACAGACGATAAGGTTACTTGCGACCTTAACCACCCATTGGCTGGCTTGAAGCTCAACTTCTGCGGTCAGATTTTGGAGAGCCGTGAGGCAACAGCAGACGAAATCGCCAAGATGGCTCAGATCATCAGCGGTGAGGCTGGCGGTTGCGGTGGCAGCTGCGACAACTGCGGCGGCGACTGCGGCGGCGACTGCAAGGATGGCAACTGCGAAGGCGGCTGCGATTGCAACAAGTAA
- the rsxE gene encoding electron transport complex subunit RsxE, translating to MSNMKILMNGLIKENPTFVLLLGMCPTLATTTSAINGLSMGLATMAVLVCTNFVISCIKKITPDMVRIPVFIVVIAAFVTILQMLMSAYAPDSINQALGIYIPLIVVNCIILGRAESFAAKNSPIASLFDGLGCGLGFTLGLTILGSAREILGAGSVFGITLLPETTNILMFILPPGAFLTLGYIIAIFNKVKK from the coding sequence ATGAGTAATATGAAAATTTTGATGAACGGACTCATCAAGGAGAACCCTACCTTCGTGTTGCTCCTCGGTATGTGTCCTACCTTGGCAACAACTACCAGTGCCATCAACGGTCTTTCCATGGGATTGGCTACCATGGCAGTATTGGTTTGTACCAACTTTGTGATTTCATGCATCAAGAAGATTACCCCAGATATGGTTCGCATCCCTGTTTTCATCGTCGTGATTGCAGCCTTCGTAACCATCCTTCAGATGCTGATGAGTGCCTATGCTCCTGACAGCATCAACCAGGCTCTGGGTATCTATATCCCATTGATTGTAGTAAACTGTATCATCTTGGGTAGAGCAGAAAGCTTTGCTGCCAAGAACTCACCGATTGCCAGTCTCTTTGATGGTCTCGGCTGCGGTTTGGGTTTCACCCTCGGTTTGACTATCTTGGGTAGTGCCCGTGAGATTCTTGGTGCAGGAAGCGTATTCGGTATCACTCTGTTGCCAGAGACTACCAATATTCTGATGTTCATCCTGCCTCCAGGAGCATTCCTCACATTGGGATACATCATTGCGATATTTAATAAGGTAAAGAAGTAA
- a CDS encoding RnfABCDGE type electron transport complex subunit D gives MGKLIVSLSPHAHGNESVEKNMYGVIIALVPAILASFYFFGLGSAVVLLTSVAACVFFEWAITKYLLKEETSLLDGSAIITGLLLGMNLPSNLPLWIIIIGALFAIGVGKMSFGGLGNNPFNPALVGRCFLLVSFPAQMTSWPVAGQMLSYTDATTGATPLAIMKTAIKTGDASLLNQLPDSMSLLFGATGDTFGAGTTGEVCAFALLLGLAYMLWKKVITWHIPVSIIATVFVFSGLMHLANPVYANPLAVIFSGGLMLGAIFMATDYVTSPMTHKGMLIYGVCIGLLTVIIRNWGSYPEGMSFAILIMNAFTPLINTYVKPKRFGEKPAKK, from the coding sequence ATGGGAAAATTAATCGTTTCATTATCGCCACATGCCCACGGAAATGAGAGCGTGGAGAAGAACATGTACGGAGTAATCATCGCTCTCGTACCTGCCATCCTCGCATCTTTCTATTTCTTCGGCTTGGGTTCAGCAGTCGTTCTGCTCACCTCTGTGGCAGCCTGCGTCTTCTTTGAGTGGGCAATTACAAAATATCTCCTGAAGGAGGAGACCAGCTTGCTCGATGGATCTGCCATCATCACCGGTCTCCTGCTCGGCATGAACTTGCCAAGTAACCTTCCTCTCTGGATCATCATCATCGGTGCCCTGTTTGCCATCGGTGTGGGTAAGATGAGTTTCGGCGGTCTGGGTAACAATCCTTTCAATCCCGCTTTGGTGGGCCGTTGCTTCCTGCTCGTCAGCTTCCCTGCACAGATGACTTCATGGCCAGTGGCAGGGCAGATGCTCAGCTATACCGATGCTACAACTGGTGCTACACCGCTGGCTATCATGAAGACTGCCATCAAGACTGGCGATGCTTCTCTCCTGAATCAGTTGCCTGATTCCATGAGCTTGCTCTTCGGTGCTACTGGCGATACTTTCGGTGCCGGAACTACCGGTGAGGTTTGTGCTTTCGCACTCCTGCTCGGCTTGGCTTACATGCTCTGGAAGAAGGTCATTACCTGGCATATTCCAGTCAGCATCATCGCTACCGTATTCGTTTTCAGCGGTTTGATGCATTTGGCTAATCCAGTTTATGCCAATCCTCTGGCTGTCATCTTCAGTGGTGGTCTGATGCTCGGTGCCATCTTCATGGCTACTGATTACGTTACATCACCAATGACTCACAAGGGTATGCTCATCTACGGTGTCTGCATCGGTCTTCTCACCGTTATCATCCGTAACTGGGGTAGCTATCCAGAAGGTATGTCGTTCGCCATTCTTATCATGAATGCGTTCACACCTCTTATTAACACATACGTTAAACCAAAGCGCTTCGGTGAGAAGCCTGCTAAGAAATAA
- a CDS encoding RnfABCDGE type electron transport complex subunit G has protein sequence MQKLESSLKNMVLVLVGVALVVGAVLACINNLTSGPIAEKAAQSLAAGIKSVMGSEDLQVADPEEVKQEFGGKEFTFILHKCSDKSGKELGAAVESTTGGFGGDLKVLVGFDAEGKIMGYTILQASETPGLGAKATTWFQKDGKGSIIGKTPKDGDLHVSKDDKGGNAVDAITASTITSRAFLKAINQAYAAYAGKSVDGESGASKVEHNEKKG, from the coding sequence ATGCAGAAATTAGAATCATCATTAAAGAACATGGTTTTGGTGCTCGTAGGTGTAGCGCTCGTTGTGGGTGCTGTGCTGGCTTGCATCAACAACCTTACTTCAGGTCCTATAGCCGAGAAGGCTGCCCAGAGTCTGGCTGCCGGTATCAAGAGCGTGATGGGCTCTGAAGATCTCCAGGTGGCTGACCCTGAAGAGGTGAAGCAGGAGTTTGGCGGCAAGGAGTTTACCTTTATCCTCCACAAGTGCTCTGACAAGAGCGGTAAGGAGTTGGGGGCTGCCGTAGAGAGTACTACCGGCGGTTTCGGTGGCGACTTGAAGGTGCTCGTAGGTTTCGATGCCGAGGGCAAGATTATGGGTTATACCATTCTTCAGGCTTCGGAGACTCCGGGTCTGGGTGCCAAGGCAACTACCTGGTTCCAGAAAGACGGAAAGGGTAGCATCATCGGAAAGACTCCAAAGGATGGCGACCTCCACGTAAGCAAGGACGATAAGGGTGGCAATGCAGTAGATGCCATCACCGCATCAACCATTACCAGCCGTGCCTTCCTCAAGGCTATCAATCAGGCTTACGCTGCCTATGCAGGTAAGAGTGTAGATGGCGAGAGCGGTGCATCTAAAGTTGAACATAACGAAAAGAAAGGATAA
- a CDS encoding DUF5103 domain-containing protein codes for MQRIHLSLILLLAFCASSVHAQRHEILNPRIATLQVVAGTNWQAMPITQLGGLPIHIDFDDMTHDYHRYTYKIEHCDANWKVSEGLFEADYLRGFNGEQAIDNIEQSLNTDHLYTHYQLTIPNENCRITMSGNYKLTVYDDNADGDDNKMLTACFMVVDPQVQVAIGYSSNTDIDVNKKHQQVSLNMKYGNLRVTNPSQQIKTVVLQNGRWDNAVWNAKPNYISADGLQWQHNRNLIFNAGNEYRKFEMLDMDHPTMGIDEIKWDGSEYQVYVVPDTPRPSYVYDESAKGSFYVRNSDNNDNTFTCDYAQVHFVLQTERQPGEVYLNGDWTYDSFLPAYRMEYDEKKHYYHATVFLKQGYYSYQYLFLKDDGSTHPVSTEGNFFQTANRYDVLIYYRGTGDRTDKLVGWKSCK; via the coding sequence ATGCAAAGAATACATTTATCACTCATATTGCTTCTCGCTTTCTGCGCATCATCTGTTCATGCACAGCGCCACGAGATACTCAACCCACGCATCGCCACCCTGCAAGTAGTGGCGGGCACCAACTGGCAAGCCATGCCTATCACCCAACTGGGCGGTCTCCCTATCCACATCGATTTCGACGACATGACCCACGACTACCATCGCTATACCTACAAGATAGAACATTGCGATGCCAACTGGAAGGTATCAGAGGGACTCTTCGAAGCCGACTATCTGCGAGGCTTCAATGGCGAGCAGGCCATCGACAACATTGAGCAGTCGCTCAACACTGACCATCTCTACACTCACTATCAACTTACCATCCCCAATGAGAACTGCCGTATCACCATGAGCGGAAACTATAAGCTCACAGTGTACGATGATAATGCCGATGGTGATGACAACAAGATGCTGACAGCCTGCTTCATGGTGGTAGATCCGCAAGTACAGGTAGCCATCGGATATTCTTCCAACACGGATATTGATGTCAACAAGAAGCATCAGCAGGTAAGCCTGAACATGAAGTATGGCAATCTGAGAGTAACCAACCCTTCGCAGCAAATCAAGACTGTAGTGTTGCAAAACGGGCGCTGGGACAATGCCGTATGGAATGCCAAGCCAAATTACATCAGTGCTGACGGTCTGCAATGGCAGCACAACCGGAATCTGATATTCAATGCAGGAAACGAGTACCGAAAATTCGAAATGCTGGATATGGACCATCCGACCATGGGCATAGACGAAATAAAATGGGATGGATCAGAATATCAGGTATATGTAGTACCAGACACGCCTCGTCCCAGCTATGTATACGACGAGAGTGCCAAAGGCTCCTTTTACGTGCGCAACAGCGACAACAACGACAATACTTTCACCTGTGACTATGCGCAGGTTCACTTCGTTCTGCAAACCGAAAGACAGCCAGGAGAAGTATATCTGAACGGAGACTGGACCTACGACAGTTTCCTGCCAGCATATCGCATGGAATACGATGAGAAGAAGCATTACTATCACGCCACCGTGTTCCTCAAGCAAGGCTACTACAGTTACCAGTATCTCTTTCTTAAAGATGACGGCAGCACGCACCCGGTAAGCACAGAAGGAAACTTCTTTCAAACCGCCAATCGATATGACGTTCTGATATACTATCGAGGCACGGGTGATAGAACGGATAAGTTAGTAGGCTGGAAAAGCTGCAAATAA
- the rsxA gene encoding electron transport complex subunit RsxA translates to MEYLLIFISAIFVNNIVLSQFLGICPFLGVSKKVDTAIGMGGAIAFVLTLATIITWCVQKYVLDPFGLQYLQTLAFILVIAALVQMVEIILKKVSPALYQALGIFLPLITTNCAVLGVAILVIQKDYNLLESVVYAFSTALGFALALIVFAGIREQQALVRIPKGMQGVAIVMVTAALLSLAFMGFSGVDGGLKSLFGLE, encoded by the coding sequence ATGGAATATTTATTGATATTTATCTCTGCGATATTCGTCAACAACATCGTCTTGTCGCAGTTTCTCGGTATCTGTCCGTTCCTGGGCGTATCGAAGAAAGTTGATACTGCCATCGGTATGGGTGGTGCCATCGCCTTCGTCTTGACCTTGGCAACCATCATTACCTGGTGTGTTCAGAAGTATGTACTCGATCCGTTCGGATTGCAATATCTCCAGACCCTGGCGTTCATCCTCGTGATTGCCGCCTTGGTTCAGATGGTAGAGATTATTCTCAAGAAGGTTTCTCCTGCACTTTATCAGGCGCTCGGTATCTTCCTGCCTTTGATTACTACCAACTGTGCTGTGCTGGGTGTAGCCATTCTGGTTATTCAGAAGGACTACAATCTCCTGGAGAGTGTGGTTTATGCATTCTCTACAGCCCTCGGCTTTGCCCTGGCTCTCATCGTCTTTGCTGGTATTCGTGAGCAGCAGGCTCTGGTTCGCATTCCTAAGGGTATGCAGGGCGTAGCCATCGTCATGGTTACAGCCGCTCTCCTCAGTCTTGCCTTCATGGGCTTCTCGGGTGTAGATGGAGGCTTGAAGTCATTGTTCGGATTGGAGTAA
- the rsxC gene encoding electron transport complex subunit RsxC has product MNLRTFRIGGVHPEENKITAEMATQVAPLPKQAIFPLGQHIGAPAKPVVAKGDKVKVGTLIAEAGGFVSAPIYSSVSGTVFKVDTSIDATGYRKPCIIINVEGDEWEESIDRSDKLETLEAHAELTPEEIVNRIKVAGVTGMGGAGFPTFIKLCPPPGAKAECVIINGVECEPYITADYRLMMEHADEILVGLNLLMKAAKVEKGYIGIEDNKPAAIKLFEEKTANDSRIEIVPLAKKYPQGGEKQLVDAVIRRQVPAPPAIPVNVGAIVQNVGTAFAVYQAVMKNKPLFERYTTVTGKQVKNPGNFLVRMGTPFSQMIENCGGLPEGDNKVLAGGPMMGKAVISLDVPVTKGTNSITVLTDADAHRKKAQPCIRCAKCVDACPMGLEPYLLATLSVVKDYERLEAEEVTSCIACGSCQFTCPSHRPILDNIINGKAAVMGIIRARSAKK; this is encoded by the coding sequence ATGAATTTGAGAACTTTTAGAATTGGTGGAGTTCACCCAGAAGAGAATAAGATTACTGCTGAGATGGCTACTCAGGTGGCTCCTCTCCCTAAGCAGGCTATTTTTCCGCTTGGTCAGCACATCGGTGCTCCTGCCAAGCCTGTGGTTGCCAAGGGCGACAAGGTGAAGGTGGGTACACTCATCGCTGAGGCAGGTGGTTTTGTGAGTGCTCCTATTTACAGTTCCGTTTCTGGAACCGTGTTCAAGGTAGATACATCCATTGATGCTACCGGTTATCGCAAGCCTTGCATTATCATTAATGTAGAGGGCGACGAGTGGGAGGAGAGTATCGACCGCTCTGATAAGCTCGAAACGCTGGAGGCTCATGCTGAGCTGACTCCAGAAGAGATTGTCAACCGTATCAAGGTGGCTGGTGTCACTGGTATGGGTGGTGCCGGTTTCCCTACCTTCATCAAGCTTTGTCCTCCTCCAGGAGCCAAGGCTGAGTGTGTCATCATCAACGGTGTAGAGTGCGAGCCTTATATCACAGCCGACTATCGTCTGATGATGGAGCATGCTGATGAGATTCTCGTTGGCTTGAACCTTCTGATGAAGGCGGCTAAGGTAGAGAAGGGCTACATCGGTATCGAGGACAACAAGCCTGCTGCCATCAAGCTCTTCGAGGAAAAGACAGCCAATGACTCCCGCATCGAGATTGTTCCTCTGGCTAAGAAGTATCCTCAGGGTGGTGAGAAGCAGTTGGTGGATGCCGTTATCCGCCGTCAGGTTCCAGCTCCTCCAGCTATCCCAGTCAACGTTGGAGCAATAGTTCAGAATGTAGGTACTGCCTTCGCTGTTTATCAGGCAGTTATGAAGAACAAGCCTCTCTTTGAACGCTATACTACCGTTACCGGTAAGCAGGTGAAGAATCCTGGCAACTTCCTCGTACGTATGGGTACTCCATTCTCTCAGATGATTGAGAACTGCGGCGGTTTGCCAGAGGGCGACAACAAGGTATTGGCTGGTGGTCCGATGATGGGTAAGGCTGTAATCAGCCTTGACGTACCTGTAACCAAGGGAACCAACTCCATCACCGTACTGACCGATGCTGATGCTCATCGCAAGAAGGCTCAGCCATGTATCCGTTGTGCCAAGTGTGTGGATGCCTGCCCAATGGGTCTGGAGCCATACCTGCTTGCTACCCTGAGCGTAGTGAAGGATTATGAACGCCTTGAGGCAGAAGAGGTAACATCTTGCATCGCCTGCGGTTCATGTCAGTTCACCTGTCCATCTCATCGTCCTATCCTCGATAACATCATCAATGGTAAGGCAGCGGTAATGGGCATTATCAGAGCACGAAGTGCCAAGAAGTAA
- a CDS encoding SoxR reducing system RseC family protein, whose protein sequence is MSNKIKHAGVVDGVEGECVRVRILQSSACSACKVAAHCNASETKEKIIDVMDADASHYQKGDQVMVVADTAVGFRASLYGYLLPLILMVVTLVGVLAATHSEGLAAVSALGILIPYYVLLFLMRNKLRNRLSFTLER, encoded by the coding sequence ATGAGTAACAAGATAAAACATGCTGGAGTTGTTGATGGAGTAGAAGGAGAGTGCGTTCGGGTACGCATCTTGCAGTCTTCTGCCTGCAGTGCCTGTAAGGTGGCTGCACATTGCAATGCTTCAGAAACTAAGGAAAAAATAATAGATGTAATGGATGCTGATGCTTCCCATTATCAGAAGGGCGATCAGGTGATGGTTGTGGCTGATACGGCGGTTGGCTTTCGTGCCAGCCTGTATGGTTACCTCCTTCCTTTGATTCTGATGGTCGTTACCTTGGTGGGCGTTTTGGCTGCCACTCATTCCGAGGGTCTGGCGGCAGTGTCGGCATTGGGCATCCTGATCCCTTATTATGTCCTCCTCTTCTTGATGAGAAACAAACTACGAAATAGGTTGAGCTTTACTCTGGAACGTTAA
- a CDS encoding Fe-S cluster domain-containing protein, whose translation MELILSAVLVLGAIALVAALVLFGVSKKFAVEEDPRLGQVGELLPGANCGGCGFAGCSGMAAALVKGADAGSIDGLMCPVGGADVMGKVADLLGLAVANTEAKVAVVRCNGSCEHRPRIAEYDGLHTCAAMNSCGAGETGCGFGCLGCGDCVAACQFGAISINPETGLPGVDEEKCTGCGACAKACPRHIIELRKKGPKGRRVYVQCVNHDKGAVAKKACSVACIGCGKCQKVCKFDAITIENNVAYVDFNKCRMCTKCVDECPTGALVKVNFPIKKKEE comes from the coding sequence ATGGAATTAATTTTGAGTGCTGTCTTGGTGCTCGGTGCCATTGCGCTGGTAGCAGCGCTGGTGCTCTTCGGAGTTTCCAAGAAGTTTGCCGTTGAAGAAGACCCTCGATTGGGACAGGTGGGTGAACTCCTTCCGGGTGCCAACTGCGGTGGTTGCGGTTTTGCCGGATGTTCCGGTATGGCGGCTGCGCTGGTCAAGGGTGCTGATGCCGGTAGCATCGACGGACTGATGTGTCCTGTGGGTGGTGCCGACGTGATGGGCAAGGTGGCTGATCTCCTGGGGCTGGCTGTGGCTAACACAGAGGCTAAGGTGGCAGTGGTTCGTTGTAATGGCTCTTGCGAGCATCGTCCTCGCATTGCCGAGTATGATGGTCTGCACACTTGTGCTGCTATGAACTCTTGTGGTGCTGGTGAAACCGGTTGTGGATTCGGCTGTCTGGGTTGTGGTGATTGCGTGGCTGCCTGCCAGTTTGGTGCCATCTCTATCAATCCTGAGACGGGTCTTCCTGGGGTTGATGAGGAGAAGTGTACGGGTTGTGGTGCGTGCGCCAAGGCTTGTCCACGTCATATCATCGAGCTTCGCAAGAAGGGTCCAAAGGGTCGCCGAGTTTACGTGCAGTGCGTGAACCACGACAAGGGTGCTGTTGCCAAGAAGGCTTGTAGCGTTGCTTGCATCGGATGCGGTAAGTGTCAGAAGGTCTGCAAGTTTGATGCTATCACTATCGAAAACAATGTGGCTTATGTCGATTTCAACAAGTGCCGCATGTGTACCAAGTGTGTTGACGAATGCCCAACCGGTGCTCTCGTAAAAGTTAATTTCCCAATTAAGAAAAAGGAGGAATAA
- the aroC gene encoding chorismate synthase: MRNTFGNLFTLTTFGESHGIAVGGVIDGFPAGIDIDMDFIQNELNRRRPGQSHITTARKEADKVEFLSGVFEGKSTGTPIGFEVRNQNQHSQDYENMRCLFRPSHADFTYNEKYGIRDHRGGGRSSARITIARCVGGALAKLALKQLGISITAYTSQVGNIALEKDYHQYDLNTIEDNPVRCPDQTKAKEMEDLIAQVKADGDTIGGIITCVIKGCPVGLGEPEFDKLHAQLGAAMLGINAVKGFEYGEGFAGVTARGSEQNDVFIPKTDAAKASDDSNENLDSAINQEVAARITTKSNHSGGIQGGLSNGQDIYFRVAFKPVATLLMEQDTVDLEGNPTKLTARGRHDPCVLPRAVPVVEAMAAIVILDNYLLNKTVRIC; encoded by the coding sequence ATGAGGAATACATTTGGCAATCTTTTCACTCTCACCACCTTTGGCGAGAGTCATGGCATAGCAGTAGGAGGCGTCATCGACGGATTCCCTGCAGGCATCGACATCGACATGGACTTTATCCAGAACGAGCTCAATCGTCGTCGCCCTGGACAGAGTCACATCACCACTGCACGAAAGGAAGCTGACAAGGTGGAATTTCTGAGTGGTGTGTTCGAAGGTAAATCTACGGGAACCCCTATCGGCTTCGAGGTGCGCAACCAAAACCAGCATTCTCAGGATTACGAGAATATGCGCTGTCTGTTCCGACCATCGCACGCCGATTTCACATACAATGAGAAGTATGGCATCCGCGACCATCGTGGCGGCGGCCGTTCGTCTGCGCGCATCACCATCGCCCGCTGCGTGGGTGGTGCCTTGGCAAAGCTGGCACTCAAACAGTTAGGTATCAGCATCACTGCCTATACATCCCAAGTGGGTAACATCGCTTTGGAGAAAGATTACCATCAGTATGATCTCAACACCATTGAAGATAATCCGGTACGCTGCCCAGACCAGACAAAGGCGAAGGAGATGGAAGACCTTATTGCCCAGGTTAAAGCGGATGGCGACACCATTGGCGGCATCATCACTTGTGTCATCAAGGGATGTCCAGTAGGATTGGGAGAACCGGAATTCGATAAACTCCATGCCCAACTCGGTGCTGCCATGCTTGGCATCAATGCCGTAAAGGGATTTGAGTATGGCGAGGGATTCGCTGGCGTTACTGCCCGTGGAAGCGAGCAGAACGATGTATTCATTCCTAAGACTGATGCAGCTAAGGCATCAGACGATTCTAACGAGAATCTGGATAGTGCTATCAATCAGGAAGTTGCTGCCCGCATCACCACGAAGAGCAATCATAGCGGTGGTATTCAGGGTGGTTTGAGCAATGGACAGGATATCTACTTCAGAGTAGCCTTCAAACCAGTGGCTACCCTTCTGATGGAACAGGATACCGTGGATTTGGAAGGAAATCCTACCAAACTCACAGCCCGCGGTCGCCACGATCCATGCGTATTGCCAAGAGCCGTGCCTGTGGTAGAAGCCATGGCAGCCATAGTTATCCTGGATAACTATCTTTTGAATAAAACTGTCAGAATTTGTTGA